The following are encoded together in the Thermoproteota archaeon genome:
- a CDS encoding ABC transporter ATP-binding protein, producing the protein LIPHFYRGEMKGRVLVDGVDTREASVAQLSKKVGLVFQNPEHMFFSETVYEEVSFGPKSIGMDPEEIRESVKWALEEVGLWELRERSPWSLSGGEMKRLSIACILSMKPEFLAVDEPTIGQDSLSKESLSEIFRRIRREGKGVVIVTHDLEWLDELGPDVVLVLRYGVVIDRGDPREIFSDIRNLATNGLIPPYKYIVDSLLEVG; encoded by the coding sequence TTGATACCGCACTTCTACAGGGGGGAGATGAAGGGGAGGGTCCTCGTGGATGGGGTGGACACGAGGGAGGCCAGCGTCGCTCAGCTGTCCAAGAAGGTTGGGCTGGTCTTCCAGAACCCAGAGCATATGTTCTTCTCCGAGACCGTATATGAGGAGGTATCTTTCGGCCCTAAATCGATAGGCATGGATCCTGAAGAAATTAGGGAGTCTGTTAAATGGGCGTTGGAGGAAGTAGGCCTTTGGGAGTTGAGAGAGAGGAGTCCTTGGTCATTAAGCGGTGGTGAGATGAAGAGACTCTCGATAGCATGTATCCTGTCCATGAAGCCGGAGTTCTTGGCGGTAGATGAGCCCACAATAGGACAGGACAGTCTATCAAAGGAGTCGTTATCGGAGATATTTAGGAGGATAAGGAGGGAGGGTAAGGGTGTCGTGATCGTCACCCATGACTTGGAGTGGTTGGACGAGCTTGGTCCTGATGTGGTACTCGTGCTTCGCTACGGGGTCGTGATCGATAGAGGAGACCCTAGGGAGATCTTCTCGGATATAAGGAATCTCGCTACTAACGGCCTCATACCTCCCTACAAATACATAGTCGATTCTCTGCTGGAGGTGGGTTAA
- a CDS encoding energy-coupling factor transporter transmembrane component T, producing MLDPMGMVEIFRTQVRETPYSKLNPLTKLLLFISFITLPLISASLLMQIFSLMTQIPLIILSRSERRVKRSLKASLLFIVVLVVLNYLTTHSLEFSLAMVLRLISMIMASAIFMTGTSPAEIGDLLTKLKVPLQITFSFVIALRFIPVLADDVVMIITSQVSRGYELERGGFLEKVRRLIPILIPMIIIAIRRGHQLAEALETRAFGAIEKRSSYVVYEYGRDDWILLVYAIIVITMGLMVGTLTPQFQLLPFQY from the coding sequence GTGCTCGACCCTATGGGAATGGTGGAGATTTTCAGGACTCAAGTGAGGGAGACACCGTACTCCAAGCTCAATCCCCTCACGAAACTCCTACTCTTCATCTCCTTCATAACACTTCCTCTAATCAGCGCCTCGCTTCTAATGCAGATATTCTCCCTTATGACCCAAATACCACTAATAATTCTATCAAGATCCGAGAGAAGGGTGAAGAGGTCCCTTAAGGCATCCCTTCTGTTCATCGTAGTACTAGTGGTGCTAAACTATCTCACTACCCATAGTTTGGAGTTCAGCCTCGCAATGGTGCTGAGGCTGATAAGCATGATAATGGCCTCGGCAATATTCATGACAGGCACCAGCCCAGCGGAGATAGGCGACCTCCTAACCAAGCTCAAGGTCCCCCTTCAGATAACCTTCTCCTTCGTGATAGCCCTAAGGTTCATACCCGTTTTGGCGGATGATGTGGTAATGATCATCACATCTCAGGTTAGTAGAGGCTATGAACTGGAGAGGGGGGGCTTCTTGGAGAAGGTAAGGAGGTTGATCCCCATACTGATTCCCATGATAATAATAGCGATAAGGAGAGGCCATCAGCTGGCAGAGGCCTTAGAGACTAGGGCTTTTGGGGCTATAGAGAAGAGGAGTAGCTATGTAGTCTATGAGTATGGGAGAGACGATTGGATCCTCCTAGTCTATGCCATAATTGTGATAACCATGGGTTTAATGGTGGGGACACTCACACCACAATTTCAACTCCTTCCATTCCAATATTAG
- a CDS encoding AAA family ATPase: MPLDEAFIDTSYMSYTIIKDKRVLRDSYIPDTLPSREEQIFQFSRILSDLLVDQPPSDVAFIGKPGTGKTAVVKHVIKKYRNEYPNLRAKFAYVNCSQATTAYRVLYQLNRSMGVLVPPSGYPFDVLWDKFVDAYMTSNSRLVIVLDEVDLLVKRDGGRLLYALTRLNYDLPEELSISLVVISNTMDFLERLDPRERSSFEPNRLQFPPYNHPQLYQILRQRADLGLKVGTWEDEALQYIASRVAQESGDARRAIDILRMAAELAENERAEKLTKEHAIMAVDTVNEEEVSITVRTLPLHHRLILAAIADVLERPAVRAGTGTIYHAYEQRASLYGVKPLTMRRVSGILRELESQGLIEIEMQYGGARGNTKVVKKMALPLRQMRNLLAQMGIR, translated from the coding sequence ATGCCATTGGATGAGGCGTTTATCGATACCTCTTACATGTCCTACACGATAATTAAAGATAAGCGAGTCCTCCGGGACTCTTATATCCCTGATACCCTGCCCAGTAGGGAGGAGCAAATATTCCAATTCTCGAGGATACTCTCAGATCTACTCGTGGATCAGCCTCCAAGCGATGTGGCTTTCATTGGAAAGCCCGGTACGGGTAAAACAGCCGTAGTGAAGCACGTGATCAAGAAGTACAGGAACGAGTACCCGAACCTCAGGGCTAAATTCGCATATGTAAACTGCAGCCAAGCCACCACAGCCTACAGAGTTCTCTATCAATTGAATCGGTCCATGGGAGTTCTAGTTCCACCATCAGGCTATCCCTTCGATGTCCTCTGGGACAAATTCGTCGATGCCTACATGACCTCAAACTCTAGACTGGTGATAGTTCTAGACGAGGTGGATTTGTTGGTTAAGAGGGATGGAGGGAGGCTGCTTTATGCCCTCACTAGGTTGAACTACGACCTCCCCGAGGAGTTAAGCATAAGCTTAGTGGTCATCAGCAACACCATGGACTTCCTCGAAAGGCTAGATCCTAGAGAGAGGAGCAGCTTTGAACCAAACAGGCTGCAGTTCCCGCCCTACAACCATCCTCAGCTGTATCAGATACTCAGGCAGAGGGCGGATCTAGGGCTCAAGGTCGGCACTTGGGAGGACGAGGCCCTACAGTACATAGCTAGCAGGGTGGCTCAGGAGTCTGGTGATGCCAGGAGGGCTATAGACATTCTGAGGATGGCTGCCGAGCTAGCGGAGAACGAGAGAGCTGAGAAGCTGACGAAGGAGCATGCTATCATGGCGGTAGATACAGTCAATGAGGAGGAGGTGTCAATAACCGTCAGGACCCTGCCTCTCCACCATAGGCTCATACTAGCAGCCATCGCCGATGTGCTCGAACGACCGGCGGTCAGGGCCGGAACTGGTACCATCTACCACGCATACGAGCAGAGAGCCAGCTTGTACGGGGTAAAACCACTAACTATGAGGAGGGTCTCAGGCATATTGAGGGAGCTGGAGTCTCAAGGTCTCATCGAGATAGAGATGCAGTACGGGGGGGCTAGGGGGAACACCAAAGTGGTGAAGAAGATGGCTCTGCCCCTCAGGCAGATGAGGAACCTCTTAGCCCAGATGGGCATAAGGTAA